The genomic interval ATACACTtctgtgtgagcgtgtgtgtgtgtgtgtgtgtgtgtgtgtttaaccaCGTTATTTCTAAATTTCTTGTTGTTCAGGTAAGTAAAGTCCTGGGATTACACCCTTTTGCCAAAGCTGGAGCTGAGTGCAAGACAGCCAATGAGAAACATGACAGGACAAGTATGGCAGTACCTTGAGAAATAGTGGCAAGATGTGAGACATGGAGCTTTTTACCCCTGTGCAATTTTACAGTCAGGGGCTGTGGATATTTCGCCACAGCTGACGTGCATATGACGGATCTTAAATTTTGGCCAATGGACTTTCAAGCAAGAATATATAGATTATTCTTATTATATATTAGATATCCATTCACAAGGAAACAGAAGATGAGTGAGAGTTCGCTGTTTTCTAAAATCTTAAGAAAAATTGTtgcgtgtatttgtgtgagtcagtttgtgtgcatgtgtgtacatgACGCGAGACAGGAGGACATGGACAGCGCGCGCTTGTGTTTTCACGCATGTGTGCGCGCGCATTTGACTGCGTGCCCGTGCTTGCGTGGCTTGTGTATTTTCAATTCAAATGGGGGGCAAATGTCGCGAGGGAGGACGCGTCGAGGTCTGAGAACATCCCTATCTGAGATTTAAAAATACCTGCAGATTTCACAAAGATAATAAACCCGTTGTGGTAAAAGCGGAAGTCTAGTAAACACTCTGTAAACTGCATACTGTTCGGGCCCCAGTGTCCATTATCAGATATCGTGCATGTTGCATGACAGTAAGTAAAGCAAAAGGCGAGCCTGGATTATAACGTCAACTGATCGGCGGTTGTGaaccttttgttttatttggtgCTGAAGTCTGCAGGCAATAGaaatgtttgacaaataaatgCTGCTATATGCAAAACGCTGTGGACACATCGCAGGGCGCTGAGATTTATTGGTACAATCCACACACAGTAGGCTAGCTTAGTCACTATATTGTCATACAGGGGGCAAAGGTATGCACCGGTGTGTCCTTTCTGTTGTACGTGACTGAGACTGATCTCCACTCATCATATGactacagagacaaacaacTGCAAATGCTCCGTTCCTGGAATAATGTTAAAACACTTATGGGCCATGTATCTGAAAAGCTCCTCGATCTCCCAATTTCTTACTAAATTCTTTCATTTTACCTACACTTCTAACTAAATCCACGATTATTTCTTCAATATTAAAGAGAATATCAGTGTCTGTGCTTTCAGAGTCCATAAAAGACACTTGATAACATGACAGTTGCACGTTTATTCAGCAAATTTTGAGTTCCCCTGGACTTCCCTGTAAGTTGATATTGGCACTTAATTGGCACATAATAAAAATTCAAAGACTAAGCCATAACCTCGCAGCAGGGTAAAAATATCCAACTACATTTAAGTAGCTTTCTTGGAGCCTCCAAGCCGCAGGACTAATATATGAATTCCAGCCTGCAGGAGAcagctttttattaaaaaaaaataataataatatacatatatatagatagatatatagatatagataaaTGCGAAGATAAATGTGCCTTACCTGGAAAAGGTGATTTCCAAAGATGAGCTGACTGCGTTTGGTCTTTGGAGCAGTACACCTGCCCATCCCAGCCATTGGAGAGAGCCCAGTGCTGGTAGCCCTCCATGGGGATCAATGCGTCGTGCCGCGGTTCAGGATGGGCACTGATACTGGGCACCACTGACACGTCGAGGTATCCAGGAACAGCCTGATATGAGCTGGCGAAACTCGGGTAGAAGGCAAACTCTTTCGCCCTGGAGGACAGTTCTTCCGTGGGCAGCGCTGTGCTGGGCTCGGCATATTTCTCTGCGGGATGGTACGAGCAGGGCTTCTGCTGCAAGTTCACGTTGTGCGAATGAGATAATCTACAGCCGTAATACGGGTTTCCAAAGGGGTAACCGTAGCTCAAAGATGCACTGGATGATGTCTGAGGAGCGGGACACTGCCGGCCGGTGTCTGGAGAGGAAATATCCGAGTAGACGGAGCCCTGGTGGGTCGCTATGGTGCCAGAATGTCGTCCCAGCGCGGGGTGCGACATCAGGTCCCTGCAGTGGGTCGCAGGGCAATTACCGCTCAGTCCCTCCATTGTTTGGCTTTTATTCTGGTTGTTTTCATTCGGGCTTTTTTCATAAACGTACATCAAGGTGTCCGCCCAGCGTGGATGCAGAACCAGCGAAGTCGTCATATCAGGGGCTGCCGATGCTTTTTAAAAGTCGACTACTCCAAGACGGACACCTCATTTCCAACTACATTTTACACCAAGCGCATGCGCACACGAGGCCCTCGTGTGTCCACTTCATTAAGAATCTGGCACGTGATACGCTAACAAGTCCTACGAGATTGGGCTTGCGAGTTGGGGCAGAGCAGCCCTTTAAAGACCCACTGCCTCACATGTCACAGTTTTTTCCTGCAGAATACCGAGTCATATCATTGGCTTAAATCACTTAGACCCACACCCTTAAAGGGGAGTTTGAATACTTTCAGGATTGGGGCAAACGAAAACAACGTATGAAATTTGGCCGACTCCGAGGACTGCCAGAGAATATAACAGCCTCTCATACATGTCACAGTATGTacatggaaaataaaacaaaaaatataaatatctaATAATCAAATATCTGAATTGTCTACTTGCGTCCTGACGCATTGGTGCGCAAACTTTGTTTCCCTCAGTGGATGCGGTACGCTCCGGATGAGGTTTAGTCTGATTATTAAATCTTATAATAAAAAGAAACTGATTTAATCTGGAATCCCTGGTCTGTGGTCAATTTATTGTCTATATTAAAACTTAACATTGCGCGTTAAGAAATGCAGAAGTCTCAAAagcaaatatgtgtgtgtgtgtgtgtgtgtgtgtgagtgtgtgtgtaaaccaTCCAATCTTATCAAGACTCCTTTTTCTGAAGGACGCATTTCCTTTAAACCCGAATACAACTGCCACTGGGTCACCTATTAACATGCTGAGATGAGAATCTGTCACCAAAGCTTTCCTGTGGAGTGTTACTGTTCCAGCAGGacatttttaattatgtttACTGATAATGCTGACTGTCACAGGCTCATATTATGGAGGCTgagtgacatgttttttttttttttttttttgccttactTGATtcgtttttatttagtttttagaAACAGTTTTTgtatctgcagtgtgtgtgtgtgtgtgtgtgtgtgtgtgtgtgtgtgtgtgtgtctttgattGTGTGTGAGATGCAGAACTAGGCAGCTTTTAGTCTGAGCAAAGTTGAATGTGTGCCGCTGCACCTGAACAGCCACAGGACGAGCTGAAAGCTATTCCAGGTAAGATATCGTCATCGCCAATTTACATTTCAGGACACTGTGCATCTTTAATTTGaagatttaaattacagttattACTTACAAATTAATGGCAGCCTCGTTTAGTCACCACACAACTGTTGCCGCAATATGTTTGGCCCAAGATTACCTCCCGTCGTAATATTCTCGGTGAGGTCCAAACGCTTTTTCTCAGCGATAACATGAACATTAATAAAGAGCGTGAGACGAATTAATGTGACGTTTCCGTTCCACTGAGCCATTCATACATAACATGCAAGTGAATGCTGAAGCTTATGGGCGAAAATAAGAACAAGGGGCGGCTTTGAGCTGGACTGTGTGCAGACTATTTAATTAGACACCATGGTGGAAAAGCGAACCTATTTCACTCAGGAACTATCTTCCGCCACTGTTTTTACACACGTCCTATTTCACATTCAAAAGGACTGGAAACTGACTAAAGCTCtcgtcaaaataaaaaaaaaataaaaatgtctcgTCAGCTCATCTCTCGTCACAAGGCCCCTGTAATCAGCTGCGGAAATCCTCCATTTCTTTTCCACCTCAGCACTCTCTTTAAAATTACTTCTAGActaatatttaaaaagttttttatctgtattttaGAGTTTGAAATATCACCAACGGGACAGGCCCACAGAGTATCCATAAAATAAGCTTGTGATGCCTATCCCATGAGTCACTCATAAAGCAGGCTTCAAGCTGCCCCGCGAAGGGTGCCTGGTTTTATCCAACATTTTTGCACTGCTGAGTTGTCTCGGAGATAATCAGGCCACCGttgtgtttgtaaaaaaaaaaaaaaaaaagggaagctcAGACCCCTGTCCGCTTCTCTCCGGACAGGGGCTTTAGCCTCTTTTGTCTCAGGGAAATTACAACTACGAAAGGGCTCATCCAAACGGCAGCTGCACGGAAGTCCAAGGTCAAGGTAAAAAAACGCAGACAAACAGGGTCGTAATCAGAGTCTAGACAGACAAGAATGAACTTCACACTAGAGTATGCATGCAAACTAGCAGTTATTTAGAGACCCCTCTCTCTAAAATATTTGCTGTGTGCTAAGAGGGAGAGAAGTCCAAATAATcccttgtgttttttatttaaaggatgAGGAATTTGACAGCAGGAAACCGGCTCCTTCCAGCTTAACATATTTTCCAGGAAAGCTCAGATTTTAGGAGAAGAGGACTTTGTGTAAGTTATAAGTGGTATCGTGTTATTCTAAGTTTGTTTTTCGCTCATTCTGACTTACAACATTATCTACCAATGTTTATAGTCGAGAAGTTTGGCTCTGTGGGACACACGGATGATGTAGCGACGGTCAGATTAGCGGCAGAAGTCACAGAGATAATAGTGCAAGTTGTTAAATTtagaagacaaaaagaaatattCCATGATGTGATTAGGTTACACTTTATACTGCAATAGCTGTAAATCACACGTCTGTGGTTTTGCTCCAAAGCTGAGGGTGGAAAATAGGgattatttcttcacattctcaTAATTAATGgttcaggaaaaagaaaaaacgcacaagaaaatcatatatatattagggACAAGAAGAGAGTTAGTGAATTAAGTATTTCTCTTGTATTAACCTTTGAAAGATCTATCTCTTCGGCAGTTATTGTGAGAGCAACAACATGATTAGCCTGATGTTTAATATTCAAGCGTCTGGCGCATTTCCACCAGAGCAAAAACGTACAATGCCCTAAAAGACCTGAAGCCAACTCCTCAACTCCTTAATGCCAACAGCGACAAGACTTCAGCCAGTTTCCAACACACGTCCTGCAAAAATATTAAGTTCTGAAAGATATAACTTTAACTGTCAAGTTTCGTCTTTATTATCTTTCAGACAGAAGGGATGGATTTCTTTAAGGACGGGTTCGTGTTTGTTCACGCCCAAGTGTCACGTTATAGACGTGgtttatatttaatttcacCACACAACACAAATTACCCATCAAtgtgatattttgaaataattcaCCCACCAACATACCGCTAAGTAAGACAGCCGACTGGTCTGAAAGTTGACAATTTCGTACCCGGAACACACCCTAAACGTGCACATCGTGGGGCGGAGGTGCTGGGAATCCTCCATATTTAAATTGTAATTCTTAAAGGAGACGAGTGGATGCGGACTGAAATTGAAGTAATTAGCAGGGTTTAAATTTGTATTTAGTCACCatgtattgtattatatttgCAACAACTCGACCGAGTAATAAGAAGCCGTGGGCGGAAAAAACTGTAGATTAATAACAGGCTGTCGCGATAATTTAACCAAATTGCGAAGTCGAATAATTCCAGTGCCACGACGTTAAAGTTAAAACTACAACCATGTGGCGTCACTGAAACACCGAATTACTcattacagatttaaaaaaaacaaaaaaaaaacgttttgacATTAATATAATAgcaaaactgctgctgtgtttgaaacTTCCAGGTGATGGTTACTTGTCAGCGCTTCGTTTTCGCAACTTTTCgcccatttttcattttcaaaataagtttTCCTAAAAAGCGTAAATCAATCTGCCAAGGAGGACTCAAATATTCAGtttcacttctttctttcttttttttttttttttgcagtcacAGTTAACAGAAACAACTATCAATATCTTGACAAGCAGCCATGATGTGCCGCTGTAAATATCTTCACAACCAGACATCATGTCCTTCCAGACAGGCCTCGTCTGACGTAGAGAGAGAGCCCGTCTGATTGCAGAGGTTTTGTGGGGGAGGGGAGAGCATCCATCCCCACACAAATCCTACCTACCTGCGGCTTCCGCTCTCAGGAACTGCCTGCATGTGCACATGACTCAGTCAATATGTCTTATGTAAGCACAATATGTCTTTATAGAGTATCTGTGTAGCATATGCTGTTTTGATCCTGCAGCGGAGCAAGTCTTATACACTACTACTCCAACTGATTACAACATTATATACCTGCTATTTAAATTATAATGACACAGCGACCAAAAACTCCACCGAAACGATTCAAATGATCACATATGTCAGTGTTCTTTATCTTGAtttagcaaaaaaataaaaaaataaaaaaataaatacttgtgTCCGCCTTTTGTCGCAGCACACCATCCATTTAAATCACCATGTGACATAGATTCTGCATGTCTATTTCACACATGCGTAATTAGGTCGAATCTGGATAAAATCTCATTAAATCCAAAGCATTACTTGTCAAACATGATCTCACCGGTCTGGAGAGTGATGCAAGTCCCTGGGCATAAAAAGTGTTTGAGGAGGCGATGTAGCGATCCAAGAATGTGTTGACAGCTCGCAGGTAGAGTCTGCGCCATGCATGCTGAAATCAGGTTGCATCCATGTTTACGAGTTTCCAGACAGCTTCAGACTTATGAGATCAAACCATTTTTATAATCAAAGTAAACCAAGTGGTAATTTCACTGGGCAGTGGGCTATGTCGGCCGAAGAAACAGAGCAGACGCGCGCACTATAAGAGTTTTAAGGCAAATAGTGCTGATGCGTTTTCCCAATGAGGATTTTACCAAAAGGACACGTCGAATTTAGTGGGATTCACTTTGGACACATTAAGTGTGTGAACTAACTGCATGCACCAACATTTGACTGTAGTGCATAGATATATCTCACGGTAAATCAGGACTGGTGTTCATCTATAAGTTGCGGCTGTGCGTCACGAGCCCCTGGTCTGACGCGTTACATGGATGTTGCCTTTAGGCTTGAGCTAATGCAATATTTTCCTTTGCAAGACAGTGGATTTTCGCTTCCTttcagtaatgtgtgtgtgtgtgtgtgtgtgtgtgtgtgtgtgtgtgtagctcggCAGGCAGAAGACCACTGTCATGAAAACATTCCTACATAAACTAAAACGGCATCTCAATCTGGTGTTTTCTCGTCCAGACTGTCTTTAATTTACGATCAAAAATGTCCGAATCGTAAAAAGCCAAGACCACTGGACGTCTGTGCCAACAGCCCGGGCACATGAAGGCATATGATTTTGTAAAGAATATGCTAAATCTTGGTCTAAAATATACACAGCGCAGCGTTTGTTGTGTGATAAACAATGAATTGTTTTTCACAATAAGTCGAGAGGCACATTTAAACACATGCGTAAAAAGATTACGAGAGGCGAATTCCTATTTTGCACCAAGATTCACATATTCCTATTGACGCATTTCTCATTGGATCTTGCTGCATTTGCATGAGCAGAACGTTTGGATATACAGGTCGGACACTAGCATTCAACAACAGTGACTTCTATCCAACACTATGAGCACGGAGCAGAAACCTTCAAgtcttcaaaacaaaaacaaaaaaagatgtaCTGCAACACTGTAAGCTGGTGTCATTGGTAGGAAGCCATGTTTGCCAAGCAAACCGAAATTAGCTTAAGTATTCGTGAAACGACATACAGTGAATAGAGGACACAAAAGTGTCGAGTTTAGACCATACAGAGGTGTTGGGGGGAGCTACACCCTTTACTCTCACTCTACCCGCAACACCTTCCTGCATTTGCGTAACAGACTGTTTTTTAAACCTTTATCAGTTATCGGAGGCACAGTGCAGCACATCTACGAACGTAGAGGCTTTAGAATAAAAGATTGTGGCTTGTCTTACATTCAGTATATTTCTATCCATGTAGGTGGATGTTTCTTTGTAATAAGGTAAACCATCTTTTTATTCACCCTCTGATGACACACAGAATGGAGGCTGCACGTTGTTAGGCTGGTGAAAAGCCACGCATGAGAAAGGCGACCTACACTGCAGTTTAGGCCTAATTTACCTCGGATTTGACTCGTTTAACCTCATCTAGAGCAGGTAGACTAGGAGAGGATGGCTTGTGGGTTAACCGCAAAATAAAGCAGGCCAGGCGGAGCCGCGCCCAGAGGACGGAGGGCAGGCTGGCAGACTACCGCTGCAGCCTGGCCAAAGTGGATTTACTAAATACAACACAGGCTTTACAGGCTTTTTATTTAGTCTACTTAACATATTGTTATTAAAACGTCAGTGGTACACTACTCGATGCTGACTGCGAGATGTTGCCATATTTCATAGTTAAGATGCAGTTGCgcgtgggttttttttgttttttttcttcagaacAAAGACTAGTTTCACTatttccagaaaaaaacaaattcagttTGTTCGGAAAACACCACACAGGATTCATATCATTGACACGGGAACATTTGAGCCTCAAGCATTTGCAGAATGTAGTACAACTAAAAATCCGGCTACAGGAAAAGGATTACATAAATAGATACAAACATCTGGGTGTTTTCATATGCTGGCAATTACAATTTCTACAAAGCAATACTCCACAACTTCACACAATAAAGTATATTTTTGTATTCTAATATGGACAAAGTTGGAAACGTGCGGCGCCATGAGTTTAAAAAAGCATCTTTTACGCACGGTCATCAGACGAGCGTGGTGAATACAGACTACATGCCTTTAATTCAACCGACACAGAGAAGCAGTTTAAGATATATCTACTTGGATTATTAAACCAGCACGTTATCAAGTCTCGTCAATATTGTGGATCTAAGCTTATTCTGTCTAATATCTTAATATgatttaataattcatttttggCGCATTTAAAACGTGctcaacacttttttgtttatttcggTCTACTATTAGTCCAACAGGAATGAATTCTTCTCTTTCCCGCAGCAGTGCAGAGGCTGAACCGGTGAGAAAGCAGACAAAATAAATCCACAGTTGGACGCGTCTCGTCGGAAGTCCAAGTTCAAGTTAAGAGAGGCGGTCGCTCCATCCGTccagacagcaaaacaaaagacacacacgTTCATCATTAATCATCCCACTTCTTCTCTGCTAGAATAAAGCGCTTTCAAAACAATCTGGGCATATTTCAGACAAAATGCACAAGGGTCAAACATGTTGCAcaggtgcatttttaaatgttttattcttctgTAAGAGAGATATTTGTGGAACTAAAACCgattaagatgttttttttcttcttcttctgcaaatagctttttttttctctttttttttttttaaatgaggatCTTAAAGGCTCGACACGTTTATGTGAAATGTGGCTGACAGAAGTACATTGATAAAATTTAGACAATGATAGGATTTCTGACAGTTAATTCATTTTCAATCGGCTTCTTGTTTGGACctgcagcaaaggaggaaaacTGAATCGCCTTCACATTCAGCAAAAAAATCCTCCCAAATCTTTGGATTTGTATTATGTTTCCAATATTTACATACCATTTGGGCTCATTTGGCTAATGTGCACTGCAGCCTGTAACACCATGCAGCTTTTAAACTGTCCACATAtagaaaatgtgtcaaaatgcTGACGGGGTTCCGACGGCATGCGCTC from Sparus aurata chromosome 7, fSpaAur1.1, whole genome shotgun sequence carries:
- the hoxc13a gene encoding homeobox protein Hox-C13a, with the protein product MTTSLVLHPRWADTLMYVYEKSPNENNQNKSQTMEGLSGNCPATHCRDLMSHPALGRHSGTIATHQGSVYSDISSPDTGRQCPAPQTSSSASLSYGYPFGNPYYGCRLSHSHNVNLQQKPCSYHPAEKYAEPSTALPTEELSSRAKEFAFYPSFASSYQAVPGYLDVSVVPSISAHPEPRHDALIPMEGYQHWALSNGWDGQVYCSKDQTQSAHLWKSPFPDVVPLQPEVSSYRRGRKKRVPYTKIQLKELEKEYAASKFITKDKRRRISAATNLSERQVTIWFQNRRVKEKKFVSKSKSTHMHTT